One genomic window of Phoenix dactylifera cultivar Barhee BC4 chromosome 6, palm_55x_up_171113_PBpolish2nd_filt_p, whole genome shotgun sequence includes the following:
- the LOC103707640 gene encoding uncharacterized protein LOC103707640: MVETSDHHMGPFFHNHPKVFLALSLLLIFSSYHSNPFSSAFLTLFILAFSASFPFFLAKLRQFCKPNTMERPPELEAGLQILPIHEILEENKATQEEAGKFPQDELVTKSTGPSLEYEDISGGETDGHALLNGSVCRDKDVLENPSPSECFKFSLCDDEPLPKNSHQLKEFSEGSISDDDNLIEIEIPHGNYVVTEESNSQLKPELRGGFLLDFLPETVCRQHGLMELLSEINEEDNLIEIDIARGSIKCSRVGIKA, translated from the coding sequence ATGGTAGAAACAAGTGATCACCACATGGGTCCTTTTTTCCACAATCATCCTAAAGTGTTCCTGgcactctctctcctcctcatcTTTTCTAGCTATCACAGTAATCCCTTCTCTTCAGCATTTCTCACTTTGTTCATCTTGGCTTTCTCCGCCTCTTTCCCGTTTTTCCTTGCTAAGTTGAGACAATTTTGCAAGCCCAACACTATGGAGAGGCCACCAGAACTAGAGGCTGGTCTGCAGATTCTGCCCATACATGAGATTCTTGAGGAAAATAAGGCAACCCAAGAAGAAGCAGGCAAGTTTCCACAAGACGAATTGGTCACCAAGTCAACAGGCCCATCATTGGAATATGAAGACATAAGTGGAGGTGAGACTGATGGTCATGCATTGTTAAATGGTTCAGTTTGCAGGGACAAAGATGTGTTGGAAAATCCAAGTCCATCAGAATGCTTCAAATTTTCACTCTGCGATGATGAGCCTTTGCCAAAGAATTCGCATCAATTGAAGGAATTCTCTGAAGGTTCGATATCGGATGATGACAACCTCATTGAGATTGAGATTCCCCACGGGAATTATGTAGTTACAGAGGAGTCAAATTCACAGTTAAAGCCAGAGCTGAGAGGAGGTTTCCTACTGGACTTCTTACCAGAAACAGTGTGCAGGCAACATGGGCTAATGGAGCTATTATCAGAGATTAATGAGGaagacaatttaattgagatcGACATCGCTAGGGGCTCCATCAAATGTTCAAGGGTAGGAATTAAGGCATGA
- the LOC120111126 gene encoding uncharacterized protein LOC120111126: protein MSEPELASELKANIMLNGSGLPLPKDTGWEAASEKKDEGENTLKTVEVERKEEKKDDDAKMEEMEDEKVVEAEDAKITEPDDAKETKAKDVKVAEAEDGKVAEVERAKIVEFMDAKVEEPEDVTMMDAEAQKDGDKGRKRERKK from the coding sequence ATGTCTGAACCAGAGCTGGCGTCTGAACTTAAGGCAAATATAATGCTAAATGGGTCTGGTCTGCCTCTGCCTAAGGACACTGGCTGGGAGGCTGCTTCTGAAAAGAAGGATGAGGGAGAAAATACTCTGAAAACAGTTGAAgttgaaaggaaagaagaaaagaaagatgatgatgcaaaaatggaagaaatggaGGATGAAAAAGTGGTAGAAGCTGAGGATGCAAAAATTACAGAGCCCGATGATGCAAAAGAAACAAAAGCCAAGGATGTGAAAGTGGCAGAAGCTGAGGATGGCAAAGTAGCAGAGGTTGAACGTGCAAAAATTGTAGAATTTATGGACGCAAAGGTGGAAGAACCTGAAGATGTGACGATGATGGATGCTGAGGCTCAGAAGGATGGTGACaaggggaggaagagggagagaaagaagtAG